The Lytechinus pictus isolate F3 Inbred chromosome 10, Lp3.0, whole genome shotgun sequence genome includes a window with the following:
- the LOC135155821 gene encoding uncharacterized protein LOC135155821, with translation MSNNKEVLQSFPIEDRGKGIADLDLEVDPLPIERALGVFWCVESDTLQFRIELKDRPLTRRGVLSTVGSIYDPIGLASPVTLRGKQILQDLCRRKLDWDSPLPDDVRPQWEKWRSEISELEKLNVPRCYKPPNFGKVKRTELHHFSDASFDGYGQCSYIRLVNEEDKVCCSLVTAKSRVTPLRQMTIPRLELTAATVSAKMSTFLRKELTVAKPQEFFWTDSQVVLGYIRNEARRFHVFVANRVQQIHDETNPKRWFYVNTEDNPADEASRGMTAKELVESSRWLVGPKFLHEKGEFKIPTEQYKASCEKDDPEVRHVSTLSTMTARANHFEISRLQHISSWQRAKRVVALCMMFKSKLRKREVKRKTSPKLNRPLQRVILTVAEVDAAETEIIRNLQIEHFRDELMVLRNLGSGEQNDRQTARKRNSEIKPISSLYRLDPYIGSDGIMRVGGRIDKAAVPDEIKHPVIMPRNSHMTTLLIRHKHEQVHHMGRGITHNQLRQNGYWVIGGSSAVSSIISKCVLCRKMRGPLQQQKMADLPKDRLEPAPPFTYCAVDYFGPFNIKEKRSIVKRYGVLFTCMASRAIHLEAANSLTSSSFINCLRRFLTRRGPVRQIRSDRGTAFVGARNELREAMRELDQESIQTYLLENGVDWIPFQMNTPSASHMGGVWERQIGTVRRVLEPLLMNSGSQLDDESFQTFLTEVESVVNSRPLSTANLCAGDAPEPLTPNHLLTMKAKVVMPPPGKFQREDVYARKWWRRVQYLANEFWSRWKREYLQDIQTRQKWVHPKRDLAIGDIVIVKDCSDTRSQWPLGRVTEAYKCDDGRVRKVKLIMADRDLRKDGKRKHEPRFWKDPYISSF, from the coding sequence ATGTCTAACAATAAGGAGGTTCTGCAGAGTTTTCCTATCGAAGACAGAGGTAAGGGTATTGCTGACTTGGACCTAGAAGTTGATCCACTACCAATAGAGAGAGCATTAGGTGTATTCTGGTGCGTGGAAAGTGATACATTGCAGTTCCGAATTGAGCTTAAAGATCGCCCTCTTACTAGACGGGGAGTTCTATCCACTGTTGGCTCAATTTATGACCCTATCGGCCTTGCAAGTCCAGTGACTCTGAGAGGAAAACAGATTCTCCAGGACCTCTGCAGAAGGAAACTTGATTGGGACAGCCCCTTACCCGATGACGTCCGACCACAGTGGGAGAAATGGAGATCTGAAATAAGTGAACTCGAGAAACTAAACGTCCCAAGATGCTACAAGCCTCCAAACTTCGGCAAAGTAAAGCGTACGGAGTTACATCACTTTTCAGATGCAAGTTTTGATGGTTACGGACAGTGCTCTTATATTCGCCTGGTGAATGAAGAGGACAAAGTGTGTTGCTCTCTCGTGACAGCCAAATCAAGAGTAACCCCACTCAGACAGATGACTATTCCCAGACTCGAACTGACGGCTGCCACTGTATCAGCAAAGATGAGTACATTTCTAAGGAAAGAATTGACAGTGGCTAAACCTCAAGAATTCTTCTGGACAGATAGTCAAGTAGTCTTGGGTTACATTCGTAACGAAGCAAGGAGATTCCATGTCTTCGTGGCAAATAGGGTGCAACAGATACATGACGAAACAAACCCCAAAAGATGGTTCTATGTGAACACAGAAGACAACCCTGCTGATGAGGCGTCTCGAGGGATGACAGCAAAGGAGCTCGTTGAAAGTAGCCGCTGGCTGGTTGGACCGAAGTTTCTTCATGAGAAAGGAGAATTCAAGATTCCTACAGAGCAGTATAAAGCCAGCTGTGAGAAAGATGACCCAGAAGTTAGACATGTGTCGACCTTGTCTACAATGACTGCTAGAGCCAACCACTTCGAGATTAGTCGCCTCCAGCATATCTCAAGCTGGCAACGTGCCAAGAGAGTGGTAGCACTATGTATGATGTTCAAAAGTAAACTACGAAAGAGAGAAGTGAAGAGGAAGACAAGCCCTAAATTGAACCGTCCACTCCAACGTGTTATCTTGACAGTTGCAGAAGTCGATGCAGCAGAAACTGAAATAATCCGAAACTTGCAGATAGAACATTTTCGTGACGAATTGATGGTACTTCGCAACTTAGGCTCTGGTGAGCAAAATGACAGACAGACAGCAAGAAAGAGAAACAGTGAAATCAAGCCAATCAGTTCTCTATATCGTCTAGATCCATACATTGGCAGTGATGGTATCATGCGAGTTGGTGGAAGAATCGACAAAGCTGCCGTACCTGACGAAATCAAGCATCCCGTCATCATGCCGAGAAATTCTCATATGACGACATTGCTCATAAGACACAAGCATGAGCAGGTTCACCACATGGGAAGAGGAATCACACATAATCAACTGAGACAAAATGGATACTGGGTGATTGGTGGTTCTTCTGCAGTTTCCAGTATCATATCAAAGTGTGTCTTGTGCAGAAAAATGAGAGGACCATTGCAGCAACAGAAGATGGCAGATCTGCCAAAAGATCGCCTAGAACCGGCACCCCCATTCACATACTGTGCTGTGGACTACTTTGGACCTTTCAacatcaaagaaaaaagaagtatTGTGAAAAGATATGGAGTACTTTTCACTTGTATGGCATCAAGAGCCATTCATCTAGAAGCAGCAAATAGTCTCACAAGCAGTAGCTTCATCAACTGCCTCCGGCGGTTCCTCACTCGTCGTGGACCAGTCAGACAGATCAGATCTGATAGAGGGACTGCTTTCGTTGGCGCTAGAAACGAGTTGCGGGAAGCAATGAGAGAGTTGGACCAGGAATCTATCCAGACGTATCTACTAGAGAATGGAGTTGATTGGATACCCTTCCAGATGAACACGCCGAGTGCATCTCACATGGGAGGAGTTTGGGAGCGCCAGATTGGTACAGTACGCAGAGTCCTTGAACCCCTCCTCATGAATTCAGGGTCACAACTAGATGATGAATCCTTCCAGACGTTCCTTACTGAAGTGGAGTCAGTTGTCAATTCCAGACCACTGTCTACAGCTAATCTATGTGCAGGAGATGCCCCTGAACCGTTGACTCCGAACCATCTTCTAACCATGAAGGCAAAAGTTGTGATGCCTCCCCCAGGCAAGTTTCAGCGAGAAGACGTGTATGCTCGGAAGTGGTGGCGTCGTGTGCAGTATCTAGCGAACGAATTCTGGAGTAGATGGAAGCGTGAATATCTCCAAGACATCCAAACAAGACAGAAGTGGGTCCATCCAAAGCGTGACCTCGCGATAGGCGACATTGTCATTGTAAAAGACTGCAGCGATACTCGAAGTCAGTGGCCACTAGGAAGAGTGACAGAAGCCTACAAATGTGATGACGGCCGAGTTCGTAAAGTGAAACTGATCATGGCTGATCGCGATCTTCGAAAAGACGGTAAACGTAAGCATGAGCCTAGATTTTGGAAAGACCCATACATAAGCTCGTTTTGA
- the LOC129269459 gene encoding thymidine kinase, cytosolic-like, giving the protein MMSCVDAIDGMRHGHRNKGQIQVIFGPMFSGKTTELIRRIKRYQIANHYCLLIKYDKDTRYDKDGVATHDRQVCKATSASNLSSVTELAEEYEVIGIDEGQFFPDCVKFCEEMANLGKIIIVAALDGTFQRKGFGDILNLVPLAESVIKLNAVCMHCYNEASYTRRIGCETAVEVIGGADKYMAVCRDCYLLSPSKINDNSIQTPITLDTTHKANKQGRRLFQSPSSDGESSMSP; this is encoded by the exons ATGATGTCGTGTGTAGATGCAATCGATGGAATGAGACATGGGCACAGAAATAAAGGACAAATTCAG GTCATCTTTGGGCCCATGTTCTCTGGTAAAAC AACTGAACTGATCAGGAGGATAAAGCGTTATCAGATTGCAAATCACTACTGTCTTCTCATCAAATACGACAAAGACACAAGATATGACAAGGATGGTGTAGCAACTCATGATAG GCAAGTATGTAAAGCTACTTCTGCTAGCAATCTATCTTCAGTCACAGAGCTTGCTGAGGAGTATGAGGTCATAGGAATCGATGAAGGTCAATTT TTTCCTGATTGTGTCAAGTTTTGTGAAGAAATGGCCAATCTAGGCAAAATCATCATTGTAGCTGCATTAGACGGAACATTCCAGAGGAAG gGTTTTGGTGATATTTTAAATCTTGTACCACTTGCTGAAAGTGTCATAAAGCTCAACGCTGTCTGTATGCATTGCTATAACGAAGCTTCATATACCCGAAGGATAGGATGTGAAACAGCT GTGGAGGTCATAGGGGGCGCTGACAAGTACATGGCCGTCTGCCGAGACTGTTACTTACTCAGTCCAAGTAAGATCAATGATAACAGTATACAAACCCCCATCACGCTAGATACAACACACAAAGCTAATAAACAAGGGAGGCGATTATTCCAATCTCCCAGCAGTGATGGAGAGTCAAGCATGTCCCCTTGA